A genomic segment from Euleptes europaea isolate rEulEur1 chromosome 17, rEulEur1.hap1, whole genome shotgun sequence encodes:
- the PRSS54 gene encoding inactive serine protease 54, translating to MKCCNCSCTGGHLGYKKEKGGGPVESEVDSVGPREFTRLFFLLDADCGSQLIALPNSKQEFVAAGEFPWVVSLRDLHNKHIAVGCILSEYWIVSVASSFQNRCDHVPRDGGNDVSGNRQVFVLGIYIEPKRPEEPILKRAHTEIGSDERTTGVCGRRIDSNGRNDVEKRIGSDGSQAFAVAGVTDLKSSQSITLPISTIFLHEDFDEITLAHNIALLKTANLLEFSETTQPICFPHQDFPVTALEGCVVAGWLDPHAGEQLTGRDSLRKLSMDDVDRCPLKRTMSTECSSHREGDNAAGCLGDPSNPIMCQAKETGHWVLKGVLTEGGTRCYGPFLYTRLSYYSDWIVTTTEKGSDPIYPTLGNRHFAIWTPTEEPRGIPVPILAGLNFSDASEDQPLNSDAELQEGSTEVFVNGSARLLGKSDNPIYYDYYSGELLPISTAKRVRPQGLIAVSLLLHLLTCSVTA from the exons ATGAAATGTTGCAATTGCTCCTGCACTGGAGGACACCTTGGATATAAGAAGGAAAAAGGTGGAGGACCTGTGGAGAGTGAGGTGGACTCAGTTGGTCCAAGAGAATTCACCCGCCTCTTCTTCCTCCTAGATGCAGACTGTGGCTCACAGCTCATAGCCCTTCCAAATTCCAAGCAAGAATTTGTAGCTGCGGGGGAATTCCCTTGGGTGGTGTCACTGCGTGATCTCCACAACAAGCACATTGCCGTCGGATGCATCCTGAGCGAGTATTGGATAGTCAGCGTGGCGTCCAGTTTCCAGAACAG GTGCGACCATGTACCCCGTGAC GGAGGAAATGACGTATCTGGGAATAGACAGGTGTTTGTGCTGGGGATCTACATTGAGCCTAAACGCCCGGAGGAACCAATTTTGAAGCGGGCGCATACGGAG atcggctccgacgagaggACAACCGGCGTCTGCGGGAGACGGATCGACTCCAACGGACGGAACGATGTCGAGAAGAGGATCGGCTCCGACGG GAGCCAGGCTTTTGCTGTGGCAGGTGTCACAGATCTGAAAAGCAGCCAAAGCATCACTTTGCCTATCAGCACCATCTTCCTCCATGAGGACTTTGATGAAATCACCCTTGCCCACAATATCGCCCTTCTGAAGACAGCCAACCTGCTGGAGTTCAGCGAGACCACCCAGCCCATCTGCTTCCCCCACCAAGACTTCCCCGTGACTGCTCTGGAGGGCTGCGTGGTTGCAGGCTGGCTGGATCCTCATGCAGGTGAGCAACTT ACAGGAAGGGACTCTCTAAGGAAGCTCTCCATGGATGACGTTGACCGCTGTCCTCTGAAACGAACCATGAGCACAGAGTGTTCCAGCCACAGGGAGGGAGACAACGCAGCTGGATGCCTG gGAGATCCCAGCAACCCCATCATGTGCCAAGCAAAAGAAACAGGCCACTGGGTGCTGAAAGGAGTGCTGACTGAAGGGGGCACCAGATGCTACGGGCCGTTCCTTTACACCAGGCTGTCCTATTACAGCGACTGGATCGTGACCACCACGGAAAAAGGAAGTGATCCCATCTATCCCACCCTCGGCAACAGACACTTTGCCATCTGGACCCCAACAGAGGAGCCCAGAGGGATACCGGTACCCATTTTAGCCGGCCTTAACTTCTCAGACGCTTCAGAAGATCAGCCTCTCAATTCTGATGCAGAACTACAAGAGGGGAGCACAGAAGTATTTGTAAATGGGTCAGCTAGGTTACTGGGCAAGTCTGATAATCCAATCTACTATGATTATTACAGTGGGGAGCTGCTCCCCATTTCCACAGCAAAGAGAGTTCGGCCTCAGGGACTCATTGCTGTGAGCCTCCTGCTTCATCTTCTGACTTGCTCGGTGACTGCTTAA